CGAGGAGCACGGGCGGCATCCTCATCCACTTCGTCGAGCGTCCCGACCGCTAACGCTCTCATCAAAGGAGATCAATGGACGAGAGCAAGCTGCAGGCGTTCATGGGAAAGTTCGTCACCGACCTGGGCGGCGCCCTCATGATGGGCGTGGTACTCATCGGCGACGAGCTCGGGCTGTACAAGGCCATGGCCGACGGCCGGCCGGTCGGCGCCGACGAGCTGGCGGCCAGATGCCGTTGCAATCCGCGCCTCGTGCGCGAGTGGCTCGACGCCAACGCTGCCGCCGGCTACCTGGAGCACGCGGACAACGGCTACCGCCTCCCGCCGGAGCAGGCGATGGCCCTCGCCAACGAGGATTCGCCGGTCTTCGTCGCACCCGGGAGCAACGTCGCCGGGGCCTGCTTCATCGACATCGACAAAGTGCTCGACGCGTTCCGTGGAGATGGCGCCCTGCCCTGGGGCCAGCACCATCACCGGCTCTTCCACGGGACGGAGAAATTCTTCAGGCCGGGGTACAAGGGCTTCCTGACCAGCGCGTGGCTGCCGGCCCTGGACGGCGTCGTGGCCAAGCTCGAGGCCGGCGCGAAGGTCGCCGACGTCGGCTGCGGGCACGGGGCGTCGACCATCATTATGGCGAAGACGTATCCGCAGTCGCGGTTCTTCGGCTTCGACATCCACGCGCCGTCCGTCGAGGTCGCTCGCGCGCGCGCGGCGGAGGCCGGCGTAGCGGACCGTGTCACGTTCACGACCGCAGCCGCCAACGGCTATGCCGAGCGGGGATTCGACCTTGTCTGCTTCTTCGACTGCCTACACGACATGGGCGATCCGGTCGGCGCCGCCCGCCACGCCCGCCAGGCCCTCAGCGTCGACGGCACGGTCCTGCTGGTCGAGCCGTACGCGGGAGACAGCGTGGCGGACAACTCGAATCCCGTGGGCCGGCTGTACTACGCCGCGTCGAGCATGATCTGCACGCCAAACTCGCTCTCGCAGGAGGTCGGGCTCGGGCTCGGCGCGCAGGCTGGTGAGCGCCGCCTCGGCAAGGTCATGGCCGACGCCGGCTTCAGTCGCTTCCGCCGGGCGACAGAGACCCCGTTCAATCTGATCCTCGAAGCGCGCCAGTAGCGTTCGCCGCCCGCCTTCACCGCCCGCCTTCACCGCCCGCCTTCAGCCCCCGCCTTCAGCCGAGGTCGGGCTCGATGCGGAGGCCGCTGTTGAAGCGGTTGGTGAAGTTGGCCACGCAGACGACCAGCGCCAGCTCCACGATCTGGTCTTCGCTGAAGTGCCGCTTGAGCTCGCCGACCGCCGCGTCGCGCAGGCCGGCGCCCGCGGCGCGCGTCAGCCGCTCGGCGTAGAGAAGCACCGCCTTCTCCTTCTCGTCGAACAGCGGGCTCCGCTCGTACAAGGTGAGGGCGGCGATCTGCTGGTCCGTGATGCCGATCCGCTTCGACGAAGCGGTGTGGGCGCGGGCTCAGTACTCGCAGCCGTTCAACAGCGAGGTTTTCAGATACGCCAGCTCCTTGTGCTTCGCCTCGACCGTCCCCCCGCTCATCACTGCCGCGTAGAGCGGCAGAAACGCTTTGAGCGCGCCTGGGCGGTGGGCCATGACGGCGAAGATGTTCGGGACCCGCCCGAACGTCTTCGTCAGGTCGTCGTACATGGTCTTCAGGTCGTCGGGGGCCTTGTCCTTCGGGATCGTGTCTATGACGGCCATGTTGAGCCTCCTCTGTCAGTACAGCCCGTCGCGGACCCGCTTGTCCAGGTCGCGGGCGTAGTCGGTGACCGACGCCGCGCTGCGCGCGGTCGGCACCTGGTCCCAGAGCATCTGGGCGAAGGACGGGAGCTTCTGCGGTTCCGCCCAGGTCGACGGGTCCCACAGGCTCGAACGGAGGAAGGCCTTGGGACAGTGGAGATACGCCTCCTCGACCTCGACGCCGAGGGCGACCTTGGGGAGCTTGCCGTGCATGGCCAGGCGCGCCAGGATTTCCTCGTCGCGGATGATCGAGGCCCGGCCGTTCACGCGCAGCGTGTCCTCGCGCCCCGGCACGAGGAAGATGATCCCGACATGCGGGTTCTCGAGTACGTTGGTCATTCCATCGGTGCGGTTGTTGCCGGGACGGTCGGGCACCACCAGGTGCGTATCGTCCAGCGCTATCACGAACCCCGGCGCGTCGCCCTTGGGCGAGACGTCGCACTGCCCGGCGGCGTTGGAGGTCGCCAGCAGCACGAACGGAGAGCTCGCGATGAAGGCGCGCGAGTGCTCGTCGAGCGACGAATAACACTTGAGGACGGCCCGCTCGCTCGGCTCGCCGAAGATGGCGCGCAGCTCCTGCTTCGATGTCACGACGTCCTTGAACATGTCCCCACCTCCTGTCGCGATGCTAGCACGGCCGGTCGGGCGTCGTCAGTAGAGCTCCCACCAGGAGTCCTGCGCGGCCAAGAGCTCGGCGGCCGGCTTCTCGAGCACGATGCGCCCCGATTTCATGACATAGGCGCGGCTGGCCATGCCGAGGGCGGTCTTGATGTTCTGCTCAACCAGCACGATGGCCGTGCCGAAGCGCCGGTTGATCTGGACCGCCGTCTCCAGCACGCGCTGGACGAGCACGGGCGCGAGCCCGATGGACGGCTCGTCCATCATCATGAGGCGCGGTCGCTGCATGAGGGCCGTGCCCACGGCGACCATCTGCTGCTGGCCGCCCGACATGGTACCCACGCGCTGGCCGCGGCGCTCGGCGAGCATCGGGAAGAGCTCGAGGACCTCGTCCATGCGCTGGAGGGCGCCGGTCCGGTCGCCCTGGGTGTAGGCGCCCAGCATCAGGTTCTCGACCACGCTCAGGTCGGGGAAGACGCCGCGTCCCTGCGGCACGAGCGCCAGCCCGCGCTTCACGTTGGCGGCGGGGTCGCCGTTGCCCCACTCCTCGCCGGCGAAGCGCACGCTGCCCGCACGCGCGGGCAGGAGGCCCAGCACCGTCTTGAGCGTGGTGGACTTGCCGGCGCCGTTGTGGCCGAGGAGGGCGACGATCTCGCCCTCGCCCACGCGGAAGGACACGCCGTGCAGCACGGTCTTCTTCCCGTAGCCGGCTTCGAGGTCGCGGACGTCGAGCAGGGCCTGGGCCACGGTCATGCCCCGAAGTAGATCTCAGTCAGCGCCGGGTCGCGCGTGATCTGCTCGGCCCGGCCGCGCGCCATGACGCGCCCCTGGTGGAGGAACACGACCTCGTCCGACAGCTGCGAGATCAGCTCCATGTTGTGCTCGATCAAGAGCACGGTCTTGCCGTGCTCGACAAGGCGGCGGACCATCGGCACGATCTTCTGGAGCGAGTCGGTGTCGAGCCCCGAGGTGGGCTCGTCGAGCAGCAGGATCTCGGCGTCTGTGGCGAAGATGCGCGCCATGGAGAGGAGCTTCTGCTCCGGGTAGGCCAGGTCCTCGGCCAGCTCGTGCGCGCGGCCGGTCAGGCCGAAGAAGCGCAGCACCTCCATGGCGCGCTCGCGCGCGGCGGACTCCTCGGCCCGCACGCGCCTCGGACGCAGGAAGAGCGTCAGCACGTTCTCGCCGAGCGGCGTCCGGCAGCCCAGCAGCACGTTCTCGAGCACGGTCATCTTGCCCCAGAGCCTGAGGTGCTGGAAGGTGCGCACGACCCCCCGCGCCTCGACCTGATGGGGGGCGAGCCCCAGGAGCTCTTCGCCCTTGTAGCGGATCGAGCCGCCGTCGGCGCGCAGGAAGCCGGTGATCAGGTTGAACACCGTGGTCTTCCCCGCCCCGTTCGGACCGATAAGGCCCGTGATGAGCCCGGGCGACACCGCGAAGCTGCACTCCTCCACGGCCTGGATGCCGCCGAAGGCCTTGGACACCTTCTCGATCGTCATGATGGGCGCGGCCACGGGCGTGCTCAGGCGCTCTTGGCCCGCGCGCGGCCCAGGATGCCCTCGGGGCGCACGAACATGAAGAGGATGAGGAGCCCGCCGTAGAGGATCTGCCGCATGGGCGCCGCCACCGTGTCGGGGATGGCGAGGAACTTGAGCGCCTCGGGCACGGCCAACAGGATGAAGGCGCCCACGACCGGCCCCGCGAGACGCTCGGTGCCGCCCAGGACGACGAGTGAGGTGATGAAGATGGACTCGTCGAGCGTGAACGAGCTCGGGTTGATGTAGGTGATGTAATGCGCGTAGAGGCTGCCGCCGAGCGCCCCCAGCGCCGAGGAGATGGTCGTGATGACGATCTTGACCAGGACCACGTTCTTGCCCGTCGCCTGCGCGGCGATCTCGTCCTCGCGCACGGCGCGCAGCGTCCGGCCGAAGGCCGAGTTGGTCAGCCGGTGGCACACGGCATACGTGAGCCCCGCCAGGACCAGGGCCAGTGCCACGTACTTGAACGGGTTGTCGATCACGAGGCCGAAGACGCGCGGCCGCGGGATGCCGGCCAGCCCCGCGTGCCCGTTGGTCAGGTCGGTCCAGTTCATGAAGACGGTCAGGATCACGACCTGGAGGCCGAACGAGGCGACGATGTAATAATCGCCCGCGACGCGCAGCGACGGGATGCCGACGAGCGCGGCTGCGCAGGCGCCCGCGACGGCGGCGACCACGAGCCCGCCCCAGAAGCCCAGCCCCAGCTTGAGGGCAACGAGCGCCGAGGCGTAGGCCCCGATACCGTAGACGGCCGCGTGCGCCAGCGAGAAAATGCCCGCGTAGCCCACCAGCAGGTTGAGCGAGACGGCGAGGATCGTGTAGATGCCCACCATCACGAGGTAGTGCGCGAAGTAGGCCGCCACGTCAGATCTCCGCGGAATGGATCGTGCGGCCGAAGAAGCCGCGCGGCCGGACGAGGATGAAGACGAGGAAGACGCCGAAGCTGATGGCCGACTGCCACTCCGACGGCAGCTTCCAGATGCCGAGGTTCTCCAGCAGGCCCAGGAAGAGGCCGCCCAGCATGGCCCCCGGGATCGAGCCGATGCCGCCCATGATGACGCCCACCGAGGCCAGCAGCACGAAGCGTGTGCCGCGGAACGGCTCGGCGCCCACGTCCATGGCGACCAAGATGCCGGCGGGCGCGGATATGGCCGAGCCGATGGCGTAGGTGA
The DNA window shown above is from Candidatus Methylomirabilota bacterium and carries:
- a CDS encoding carboxymuconolactone decarboxylase family protein encodes the protein MAVIDTIPKDKAPDDLKTMYDDLTKTFGRVPNIFAVMAHRPGALKAFLPLYAAVMSGGTVEAKHKELAYLKTSLLNGCEY
- a CDS encoding class I SAM-dependent methyltransferase: MDESKLQAFMGKFVTDLGGALMMGVVLIGDELGLYKAMADGRPVGADELAARCRCNPRLVREWLDANAAAGYLEHADNGYRLPPEQAMALANEDSPVFVAPGSNVAGACFIDIDKVLDAFRGDGALPWGQHHHRLFHGTEKFFRPGYKGFLTSAWLPALDGVVAKLEAGAKVADVGCGHGASTIIMAKTYPQSRFFGFDIHAPSVEVARARAAEAGVADRVTFTTAAANGYAERGFDLVCFFDCLHDMGDPVGAARHARQALSVDGTVLLVEPYAGDSVADNSNPVGRLYYAASSMICTPNSLSQEVGLGLGAQAGERRLGKVMADAGFSRFRRATETPFNLILEARQ
- a CDS encoding branched-chain amino acid ABC transporter permease, which encodes MAAYFAHYLVMVGIYTILAVSLNLLVGYAGIFSLAHAAVYGIGAYASALVALKLGLGFWGGLVVAAVAGACAAALVGIPSLRVAGDYYIVASFGLQVVILTVFMNWTDLTNGHAGLAGIPRPRVFGLVIDNPFKYVALALVLAGLTYAVCHRLTNSAFGRTLRAVREDEIAAQATGKNVVLVKIVITTISSALGALGGSLYAHYITYINPSSFTLDESIFITSLVVLGGTERLAGPVVGAFILLAVPEALKFLAIPDTVAAPMRQILYGGLLILFMFVRPEGILGRARAKSA
- a CDS encoding ABC transporter ATP-binding protein: MAAPIMTIEKVSKAFGGIQAVEECSFAVSPGLITGLIGPNGAGKTTVFNLITGFLRADGGSIRYKGEELLGLAPHQVEARGVVRTFQHLRLWGKMTVLENVLLGCRTPLGENVLTLFLRPRRVRAEESAARERAMEVLRFFGLTGRAHELAEDLAYPEQKLLSMARIFATDAEILLLDEPTSGLDTDSLQKIVPMVRRLVEHGKTVLLIEHNMELISQLSDEVVFLHQGRVMARGRAEQITRDPALTEIYFGA
- a CDS encoding ABC transporter ATP-binding protein: MTVAQALLDVRDLEAGYGKKTVLHGVSFRVGEGEIVALLGHNGAGKSTTLKTVLGLLPARAGSVRFAGEEWGNGDPAANVKRGLALVPQGRGVFPDLSVVENLMLGAYTQGDRTGALQRMDEVLELFPMLAERRGQRVGTMSGGQQQMVAVGTALMQRPRLMMMDEPSIGLAPVLVQRVLETAVQINRRFGTAIVLVEQNIKTALGMASRAYVMKSGRIVLEKPAAELLAAQDSWWELY
- a CDS encoding pyridoxamine 5'-phosphate oxidase family protein, translating into MFKDVVTSKQELRAIFGEPSERAVLKCYSSLDEHSRAFIASSPFVLLATSNAAGQCDVSPKGDAPGFVIALDDTHLVVPDRPGNNRTDGMTNVLENPHVGIIFLVPGREDTLRVNGRASIIRDEEILARLAMHGKLPKVALGVEVEEAYLHCPKAFLRSSLWDPSTWAEPQKLPSFAQMLWDQVPTARSAASVTDYARDLDKRVRDGLY